The following are encoded in a window of Saccharothrix longispora genomic DNA:
- a CDS encoding ATP-binding protein, producing MTTFIGRRKLLKTTMELLGTMRLVTLTGAGGVGKTRLLERLAADLAEGFDEVVLVALAGLKATEDRLASTIAEALGLPNNSPTPAAARLIEALSTRGKVLLALDNCEHLLGSEPGAGQVPRLLRHLLAALPRLQVVATSRENLGVLGEHIVPVPPLSVANNDFACAEECSCCAPEAVQLLVDRARAVGVEIPAADYPVAIELCEALDGIPLNIELAAVQLETMTLHEMLAQRRALLDTLVGGDARQEQHRSVRATLDWSYGLLAEPLRQMWALLSVFAGGFGLDAVAAVAESRGIDRAEVRSLLTRLKRKSLLVVDKRGASTRFRLLETIRLYGEELAEASGESTTLRSAHAQYFLSLTEQAAERWLGPDEVVWMQRVRTELPNIRAAQEFVLAAGHTRSALRLTVNTGRSRALVFAGRINDGRDMMATALDESPETPTVDRLSGLSLAAWLAFIQGSQAVALPLLEQAEDGARALECQDTFPPLLYARATRLWLIEEDPTLALGAVEGYGKAERAFLAAGCEGDAFMALMFGAMSAAFVADGDTAFAWCRRLLATAEKAKAEWSVSWALWTSALAELLHGDPCEALVLARRTLRVQLAIGDTWGPAWTKWLLFLVAVELGDYERGAQLMGAATAARKLTNASIFGLLPWLRVQQRAENKARGELGDEEFDISAALGERVAADGVMALASELRGRPMVNVRRPAELSRKEFVVASLVARDMSNREIGEALEGLSHRTVEVHVSNIIRKLVAEHPDRGVKRRQHIRDWFLGLSADEIAAGLAEA from the coding sequence ATGACCACCTTTATCGGACGCCGCAAGCTGCTCAAGACGACGATGGAGTTGCTCGGCACGATGCGCTTGGTGACATTGACCGGAGCGGGCGGTGTCGGGAAGACGCGGCTGCTGGAGCGCCTGGCTGCAGACCTGGCAGAGGGGTTCGACGAAGTCGTGCTTGTCGCCTTGGCGGGGCTCAAGGCCACGGAGGATCGGCTGGCGTCGACGATCGCCGAGGCGCTGGGTCTACCCAACAACTCCCCCACTCCGGCGGCGGCGAGGTTGATCGAGGCCTTGTCGACGCGGGGAAAGGTGCTGCTCGCACTTGACAACTGCGAGCATCTGTTGGGGAGCGAGCCGGGTGCGGGGCAGGTACCGCGGCTGCTGCGTCACCTGTTGGCGGCTTTGCCACGACTTCAGGTTGTGGCCACGAGCCGGGAGAACCTCGGTGTGCTGGGCGAGCACATCGTGCCCGTGCCGCCGCTGTCGGTGGCGAACAACGACTTCGCCTGCGCCGAGGAGTGCTCCTGCTGCGCGCCGGAGGCGGTTCAACTGCTGGTGGACCGCGCTCGGGCGGTCGGAGTGGAGATTCCGGCGGCCGACTACCCCGTGGCGATCGAACTGTGTGAGGCGCTCGACGGTATTCCGCTGAACATCGAGTTGGCGGCGGTGCAGTTGGAGACGATGACACTGCACGAGATGCTGGCGCAGCGCCGGGCGCTGCTGGACACGCTGGTCGGCGGGGATGCCCGCCAGGAACAGCACCGGTCCGTGCGTGCCACGCTGGACTGGTCCTACGGGTTACTGGCCGAGCCGCTGCGGCAGATGTGGGCGCTGCTGTCGGTGTTCGCCGGCGGGTTCGGCCTGGACGCGGTGGCTGCGGTGGCGGAGAGCCGTGGTATCGACCGGGCCGAGGTGCGGTCGCTGCTGACCCGGCTCAAGCGCAAGTCCTTGCTGGTGGTCGACAAGCGCGGGGCGAGTACGCGATTTCGCCTGCTGGAGACCATTCGCCTCTACGGCGAGGAGTTGGCCGAAGCGTCCGGGGAGTCGACAACGCTGCGCAGCGCGCACGCGCAATACTTCCTCTCGCTCACCGAGCAGGCGGCCGAGCGGTGGTTGGGGCCCGACGAGGTGGTGTGGATGCAGCGCGTGCGCACGGAATTACCCAACATCCGCGCGGCGCAGGAGTTCGTGCTGGCGGCGGGGCACACCCGGTCGGCGCTGCGGTTGACGGTGAACACCGGACGCAGCCGGGCGCTGGTCTTCGCGGGCCGGATCAACGACGGCCGCGACATGATGGCCACAGCGTTGGACGAATCGCCCGAGACGCCGACCGTGGATCGGCTCAGCGGCCTGTCGCTGGCGGCGTGGCTCGCGTTCATCCAGGGCAGTCAGGCTGTCGCGCTGCCGCTATTGGAACAGGCCGAGGACGGAGCGCGAGCGCTGGAATGCCAAGACACGTTCCCTCCGCTGCTGTACGCGCGGGCGACTCGATTGTGGCTGATCGAGGAAGACCCGACTCTGGCCCTGGGGGCGGTGGAGGGTTACGGGAAGGCCGAACGGGCGTTCCTGGCCGCGGGGTGCGAGGGCGACGCCTTCATGGCGTTGATGTTCGGCGCGATGAGCGCGGCGTTCGTCGCCGACGGCGACACGGCCTTCGCCTGGTGTCGGCGCCTGCTGGCCACTGCCGAGAAGGCCAAGGCCGAGTGGTCGGTCTCGTGGGCGTTGTGGACGTCGGCATTGGCCGAACTGCTGCACGGCGATCCCTGCGAAGCGCTGGTCCTGGCTCGACGCACGCTGCGGGTCCAACTGGCGATCGGCGACACGTGGGGGCCCGCGTGGACGAAGTGGCTGCTGTTCCTGGTCGCTGTCGAGTTGGGCGACTACGAGCGCGGCGCGCAGTTGATGGGTGCCGCCACCGCCGCCCGCAAGCTCACCAACGCCTCGATTTTCGGGCTGTTGCCGTGGCTGCGGGTGCAGCAACGGGCCGAGAACAAGGCACGGGGTGAGCTGGGTGACGAGGAGTTCGACATCAGCGCCGCGTTGGGCGAGCGCGTGGCCGCCGACGGGGTGATGGCGCTGGCCTCCGAACTGCGCGGACGGCCGATGGTGAACGTCCGCCGCCCGGCGGAGTTGTCCAGGAAGGAGTTCGTGGTCGCGTCGTTGGTGGCCCGGGACATGAGCAACCGGGAGATCGGCGAGGCCTTGGAAGGACTGTCGCACCGCACGGTGGAGGTCCATGTCTCGAACATCATCCGCAAGCTCGTCGCCGAGCACCCCGACCGCGGGGTCAAGCGCCGCCAGCACATCCGCGACTGGTTCCTGGGCCTGTCTGCGGACGAGATCGCTGCCGGGCTGGCCGAGGCGTAA
- a CDS encoding DUF3558 family protein, translating into MRSTTFTKLTLAAIAAATLTACTSTIPGTATPASSTAGPGGSSTAATTPTPGSAAPAESDRPDTPIVLGDLDQRVDAASVGAPYDPCAIGWQAFPAEVRPTKADTKPVLRPPRNDDPFAVACRYDNGDTVEVTVDEHGNASGETGEDFLALIVWARPGQVSANPADHTGSSATTYSGKQGVLKPGRDSKGNALCTAIIQLADGVGGVSLTNGRFPDIDTCVIARTVADTIAGATP; encoded by the coding sequence ATGCGCAGCACCACCTTCACGAAGCTGACGCTCGCCGCCATTGCGGCAGCGACGTTGACTGCCTGCACCAGCACCATCCCGGGCACCGCCACACCGGCGAGCAGCACAGCAGGCCCCGGCGGCTCGTCGACCGCCGCGACAACCCCCACTCCCGGATCGGCGGCACCAGCGGAGTCGGATCGGCCGGACACGCCCATCGTCCTGGGCGACCTCGACCAACGCGTCGACGCCGCGAGCGTGGGTGCTCCCTACGATCCGTGCGCGATCGGCTGGCAGGCATTCCCCGCCGAGGTACGCCCCACCAAGGCCGACACGAAGCCGGTGTTGCGCCCACCACGAAACGACGATCCTTTCGCGGTCGCATGCCGCTACGACAACGGCGACACCGTCGAGGTCACCGTCGACGAGCACGGCAACGCCAGCGGCGAGACCGGCGAGGACTTCCTCGCACTGATCGTCTGGGCACGGCCGGGCCAGGTCTCCGCCAACCCCGCCGACCACACCGGCTCCTCCGCCACCACCTACAGCGGTAAGCAGGGCGTACTCAAACCGGGCCGGGACAGCAAGGGCAACGCGTTGTGCACCGCGATCATCCAGCTCGCCGACGGTGTCGGCGGCGTCAGCCTCACCAACGGCCGGTTCCCGGACATCGACACCTGCGTCATCGCCCGCACCGTCGCCGACACGATCGCCGGGGCCACCCCGTGA
- a CDS encoding cytochrome P450 family protein, with amino-acid sequence MDAQHHDNGGLAMQTDTQVRLFEEDYWQQALEVGDQVRASEPVHRTQVGGYLPVWVISRHVDARRALTDPHLSKDARLIRPVMERHLRAAGLPTELSGMFRPHMLFQDQPAHGRLRRLLADKFTRTRIEQLRPRVLDLTRELIDALPADEPFDLVAGLAFPLPLTVIGELTGVATKDHEQLRGWTAALMEDDPARLLPASRAMEDYFVGLIRSKRVRPGDDLLSALLQGSDSDRLDDAELMGTIFLMIVAGHETSTNAITKAARWLMSDTRVWRHLADNPHKIPQAIEEVWRVDSPVRMATHRVTAAPVVYGSVEIPAGEIVLVSLMSANRDPEAFRAPTVFDIERRDARRHLSFGYGMHHCLGAPLGRMEAEIALGELIARFPGARLAVEPQRLRPQRSAIMAGIEELPVLGSRR; translated from the coding sequence GTGGACGCGCAGCATCACGACAACGGGGGACTGGCAATGCAGACCGACACGCAGGTCCGCCTCTTCGAGGAGGACTACTGGCAGCAGGCGCTCGAAGTCGGGGACCAGGTGAGGGCAAGCGAGCCCGTGCACCGCACCCAGGTGGGCGGATACCTGCCGGTGTGGGTGATCAGCCGCCATGTCGACGCGCGCCGCGCGTTGACCGACCCACACCTGAGCAAGGACGCCCGCCTCATCCGTCCGGTCATGGAGCGGCACCTGCGCGCCGCCGGGCTGCCGACCGAGTTGTCCGGGATGTTCCGACCACACATGCTGTTCCAGGACCAACCGGCCCATGGTCGCCTGCGTCGTCTCCTGGCGGACAAGTTCACCCGCACTCGGATCGAGCAACTCCGCCCCCGGGTTCTCGACCTGACCCGGGAATTGATCGACGCGCTCCCCGCCGACGAGCCGTTCGACCTGGTCGCCGGTCTCGCGTTTCCGCTGCCGCTCACCGTGATCGGTGAGCTGACGGGAGTCGCGACAAAGGACCACGAGCAGCTGAGAGGCTGGACCGCCGCGCTGATGGAGGACGACCCCGCGCGCCTGCTCCCGGCGTCGCGGGCGATGGAGGACTACTTCGTCGGACTGATCAGGTCCAAGCGGGTGCGGCCGGGCGACGATCTCCTGTCGGCCCTGCTCCAGGGCTCCGACAGCGACCGCCTCGACGACGCGGAGCTGATGGGCACGATCTTCCTTATGATCGTCGCCGGTCACGAGACCTCGACCAACGCCATCACCAAAGCCGCGCGGTGGCTGATGTCCGACACCCGGGTGTGGCGCCACCTCGCCGACAACCCGCACAAGATTCCCCAGGCGATCGAGGAGGTGTGGCGGGTCGACTCACCGGTGCGCATGGCGACCCACCGGGTCACCGCGGCCCCGGTGGTCTACGGCAGCGTCGAGATCCCGGCCGGGGAGATCGTCCTGGTGTCGCTGATGAGCGCCAACCGCGACCCCGAGGCTTTCCGTGCCCCGACCGTGTTCGACATCGAACGTCGCGATGCGCGCCGGCACCTGTCCTTCGGCTACGGCATGCACCACTGCCTGGGGGCACCCCTGGGGCGCATGGAAGCCGAGATCGCCCTCGGAGAGCTCATCGCCCGGTTTCCCGGCGCTCGGCTCGCGGTCGAACCGCAGCGGCTCCGACCGCAGCGCAGCGCCATCATGGCCGGCATCGAAGAACTCCCCGTACTCGGCAGCCGACGTTAG
- a CDS encoding YczE/YyaS/YitT family protein, whose translation MGIALLVRAKLGLLPLDVLHAAISRHTGWTMGGAFLAVQAILLLAYLPLRMRPGAGTIMAATVPAVVCDAALALLPEPTWGWRLVLLPVGAALFTVGIALYLEAGMGTLPRDDLMLELHRRRPWMRPAVIRIVVDTGCLTAGWLALGPVAAVLDGTVGLGSLLLAGGLGPTIAVLLRRASRSTTTSVPSDTGRPRHAPPSPTSRPESPTEPCRHAGTDTAERDRSRPGRAQTPDRPVTDSTHHLKR comes from the coding sequence TTGGGCATCGCGCTGCTGGTGCGCGCGAAGCTGGGCCTGCTGCCGCTCGACGTGCTCCATGCCGCGATCAGCCGGCACACCGGCTGGACGATGGGCGGCGCGTTCCTCGCCGTGCAGGCGATCCTGCTGCTGGCTTACCTGCCCCTGCGGATGCGGCCAGGTGCGGGGACGATCATGGCCGCAACGGTGCCCGCGGTGGTGTGCGATGCGGCTCTGGCGCTGCTGCCGGAACCGACCTGGGGGTGGCGACTGGTGCTGCTGCCGGTCGGTGCCGCCCTGTTCACTGTGGGAATCGCCCTCTATCTCGAGGCCGGCATGGGCACGCTGCCGCGTGACGACCTGATGCTGGAGCTGCACCGCCGCCGACCGTGGATGCGCCCGGCGGTGATCCGCATCGTCGTCGACACCGGCTGCCTGACCGCGGGCTGGCTCGCCCTGGGGCCTGTCGCCGCGGTCCTCGACGGCACCGTGGGCCTCGGATCACTGCTGTTGGCAGGCGGGCTCGGACCGACCATCGCCGTCCTGCTGCGCCGGGCGAGCAGGTCGACTACGACGTCCGTGCCCAGCGACACAGGCAGGCCGCGTCACGCTCCTCCCTCGCCCACCTCCCGACCGGAGTCGCCCACCGAGCCCTGTCGGCACGCCGGGACCGACACCGCCGAGCGGGACCGCTCACGGCCAGGCCGCGCACAGACACCCGACAGGCCGGTCACTGATTCCACCCACCACCTCAAGCGCTGA
- a CDS encoding helix-turn-helix domain-containing protein, producing the protein MSFTGEGRGRDRRSDHAQGEAQAKEETPQNRDEAGDVDDVAENAGRGSVLERAFQVLEQVASGARPLNLTEMSRAARLPLPTTYRLAKSLVKLGALEKDAGRYSLGPVWLEWCGMAEREHPCTPN; encoded by the coding sequence GTGTCGTTCACCGGCGAGGGCCGCGGCAGGGACCGGCGGTCCGACCATGCGCAGGGGGAAGCGCAAGCGAAGGAGGAAACGCCGCAGAACAGGGACGAGGCGGGCGACGTGGACGACGTCGCCGAGAACGCAGGTCGGGGCTCGGTGCTGGAGCGGGCTTTCCAGGTGCTGGAGCAGGTAGCCAGTGGTGCGCGGCCGTTGAACCTCACCGAGATGAGCCGCGCGGCCCGGTTGCCGTTGCCTACCACGTATCGCTTGGCGAAGTCGTTGGTGAAGCTGGGTGCGCTGGAGAAGGACGCCGGACGCTACAGCCTCGGCCCTGTGTGGTTGGAGTGGTGCGGGATGGCCGAGCGGGAACACCCGTGCACGCCGAACTGA